One window of Trichoderma breve strain T069 chromosome 3, whole genome shotgun sequence genomic DNA carries:
- a CDS encoding ankyrin repeats (3 copies) domain-containing protein produces the protein MASTKPRSYDEYTIGWVCALPKEQTAATAMLDDIHPAVRKPSTDPNNYTLGSIGKHNVVIACLPKGQVGTNSAATVATRMVSTFSRIKFGLMVGIGGGIPPKVRLGDVVVGTPVGQFPGVVQWDMGKAKENGSFERTGSLNNPPASLLTALSKLETEHELLDSLEDILFHSDYNHVNESGTGDEDEGNEKESCTFCDKARIVKRKPRDARVHYGLIASGNQVIKDAIIRDKLNNDLGGHVLCVEMEAAGLVNFPCVVIRGICDYADSHKNKNWREHAAAMAAALAKELLQYVQPDDVKREPLAKDTLSNVYNIVSKTREDVAQITSIIEREGDLKIFDWITSKDYSLQQNKYIEMHQKGTGRWLLDSAEFITWAETEKQTLFCPGMPGAGKTILTAIVVNNLISRFAHDPLLKQLVRGQSSIPASLKNLYDQHKGKGTRPSLDEILKVLQYVIGVYCSRAFIIIDALDECQASENCRMSFIKRLLDFQDCGANIFATSRSIPDITDKFEGSIRLEIRASDDDIRRYVKDQISQGGSAMLRDMQAEASTGIMSAADGMFLLAKLDLDSLLDVKLPRDIRAKLKNLPKGSKAYSHAYETIMKRIEHQGPGSVKLAKAVLSWITCAKRPLTISELRHALTVEIGESRLNEKYLPQAQDLVSVCVGLVTVDEDSDIIRLFHYTAQEYFQQTQQHWFPDAEDEITSICVTYLSFDVFEAGLCQTDATFEERLRSYQLYDYAAHEWGHHAREAMNLDPQVLDFLQHQSKVEASSQALFAVKESRKPHYSQNVPKKTAGLHLVAYFGIEKAVRIPLDLYGWDPEDSYSRTPLSWAAENGHEAIVRLLLNKGANPKAMDDSGLTPLSWATLGRHEAIVRLLNTSKQEFPSLPTTGGSASNDSKPAVVANADGKLQKFNLMLKSVQMIRRNEQNEKEQQLLSQKTESISIQLRQIKEQQSKVEEELRKLKMRKTFLAEEENDKTGEIHHLDKVQVEFTGKSEQLSKQWIYTQTRLDELRQIDGYEHESKLEKIRDSTLFRWAVEDGYAEIVELLLNGGTNTAVVHKGGWMPLHAAASKGHVDVVRLLLDKGKLDVGAKNQDGWTALQLATERGHWDIVQLLPKQDVNIGATMSQCQQTFEGHNSSVFSVAFSHDSKLPMPTDISKLQRLGPLSGFLI, from the exons ATGGCATCTACGAAGCCTAGATCCTACGACGAATACACCATAGGATGGGTCTGCGCGCTGCCAAAGGAGCagacagcagccacagctaTGCTAGATGACATACATCCCGCTGTTCGGAAGCCCTCGACTGACCCCAACAATTACACTCTCGGGTCAATAGGCAAACACAATGTTGTTATTGCTTGTCTACCCAAAGGACAGGTCGGTACTAACTCCGCAGCAACTGTTGCTACTCGGATGGTTTCCACCTTCTCGCGTATTAAGTTTGGTTTAATGGTCGGTATTGGCGGCGGTATCCCCCCCAAAGTTAGACTCGGTGATGTGGTAGTTGGCACACCTGTGGGACAGTTTCCCGGCGTGGTCCAATGGGATATGGGCAAGGCTAAGGAAAACGGCAGCTTTGAACGCACTGGATCATTAAACAATCCGCCTGCCTCACTTCTTACGGCACTGTCAAAACTAGAGACGGAACACGAGTTGCTTG ATTCACTTGAAGATATATTATTTCACTCAGACTACAACCATGTCAATGAGAGTGGTACAggagatgaggacgagggcaacgagaaagaaagctGTACATTTTGCGACAAGGCCAGGATTGTAAAAAGGAAACCTAGAGATGCCCGCGTGCATTATGGCCTGATTGCGTCTGGGAATCAGGTCATAAAAGATGCTATTATCAGGGATAAGCTTAATAACGATCTTGGTGGTCATGTTTTATGtgttgagatggaggcggcAGGACTGGTAAATTTCCCATGTGTCGTCATCCGGGGGATTTGTGACTATGCCGATTCGCATAAGAACAAGAACTGGCGAGAACATGCAGCGGCTATGGCAGCGGCTTTGGCGAAGGAGCTTCTGCAATATGTACAGCCAGATGATGTTAAACGAGAGCCTTTAGCAAAGGACACGCTTAGCAATG TCTACAATATTGTGTCTAAAACCAGAGAGGACGTTGCTCAAATAACCTCTATAATcgaaagagagggagatcTGAAGATCTTTGATTGGATTACGTCAAAAGACTACAGTCTGCAACAAAATAAATACATTGAAATGCATCAAAAAGGAACAGGGCGATGGCTTCTAGATTCCGCTGAATTTATTACATGGGCCGAAACCGAGAAACAGACTTTATTCTGCCCAGGGATGCCCGGAGCAGGGAAAACAATTCTCACAGCTATTGTGGTTAATAATCTTATTTCACGATTTGCACATGACCC TCTATTAAAGCAATTAGTTCGAGGACAGTCTTCCATACCAGCAAGCTTGAAAAACCTCTATGATCAACACAAGGGAAAAGGGACGCGGCCGTCGTTAGACGAGATCTTAAAAGTCCTCCAGTACGTTATTGGAGTATACTGCTCAAGAGCTTTTATCATTATAGACGCTCTCGATGAATGCCAAGCATCTGAAAACTGCCGGATGAGCTTCATAAAAAGGCTCCTTGACTTTCAAGATTGCGGCGCAAATATCTTTGCGACGTCGAGATCCATCCCGGACATCACGGACAAGTTCGAGGGGAGCATTCGGCTGGAAATCCGTGCTAGCGATGACGACATACGCAGATATGTAAAAGATCAGATTTCGCAGGGAGGGTCAGCGATGTTACGCGATATGCAAGCAGAAGCCTCGACAGGAATTATGAGCGCTGCCGATGGCAT GTTTCTCTTAGCAAAACTGGACCTAGATTCACTCCTGGACGTGAAATTACCTAGGGATATCCGAGCAAAGTTGAAAAATCTTCCAAAGGGCTCAAAAGCATATAGCCATGCGTATGAGACAATTATGAAAAGAATAGAACACCAAGGCCCGGGATCCGTCAAATTAGCCAAGGCTGTTCTGTCATGGATCACTTGCGCCAAGCGACCATTGACTATATCGGAGCTACGACATGCTCTCACTGTTGAAATTGGAGAATCTAGACTCAACGAAAAATATCTTCCACAAGCCCAGGACCTGGTATCTGTTTGTGTCGGGCTAGTCACGGTGGACGAAGATAGCGATATTATCCGGCTGTTTCATTATACGGCGCAGGAATACTTTCAGCAGACGCAACAACACTGGTTCCCAGACGCAGAAGACGAGATTACAAGTATTTGTGTGACCTATCTCTCATTCGATGTCTTCGAGGCCGGACTTTGTCAAACAGATGCGACGTTCGAAGAACGGCTGCGGTCATACCAGCTCTACGATTATGCCGCCCATGAATGGGGGCATCACGCCCGCGAGGCAATGAACCTCGATCCACAAGTCCTAGATTTTCTGCAGCACCAATCAAAGGTTGAAGCGTCGAGTCAGGCATTATTCGCTGTCAAAGAGTCAAGAAAACCACATTATAGCCAAAATGTTCCAAAAAAGACGGCGGGACTTCACCTGGTCGCATACTTTGGGATTGAGAAAGCTGTGCGGATCCCACTCGACTTATATGGCTGGGACCCAGAGGATAGTTACAGCCGGACGCCTCTGTCGTGGGCCGCTGAGAACGGGCATGAGGCTATCGTGCGGTTGCTGCTTAACAAGGGCGCAAATCCCAAGGCGATGGATGATTCGGGTCTGACGCCGCTTTCGTGGGCCACCTTAGGTAGACACGAGGCAATCGTGCGGCTGCTCAATACAAGTAAGCAGGAATTCCCATCGCTGCCAACAACGGGGGGTTCCGCTAGCAATGATTCGAAACCAGCCGTTGTAGCCAATGCGGATGGAAAACTGCAAAAATTTAACCTAATGTTGAAGTCAGTACAAATGATTCGGAGAAACGAGCAAAATGAAAAGGAACAGCAGTTACTGTCCCAGAAAACGGAAAGCATCAGCATTCAACTGAGACAAATTAAGGAACAACAGAGcaaagtggaagaagagttgcGAAAGCTTAAAATGCGGAAGACTTTCTTagctgaggaagaaaatgATAAAACTGGAGAGATACACCATCTTGATAAAGTGCAAGTAGAGTTTACGGGAAAAAGTGAACAATTATCTAAGCAATGGATATACACACAAACCCGGTTAGACGAACTCCGGCAGATTGATGGCTATGAACACGAAAGCAAACTAGAGAAAATAAGGGACTCGACACTGTTTCGATGGGCTGTCGAAGATGGCTATGCCGAAATAGTTGAGTTACTTCTCAATGGAGGTACTAATACAGCGGTCGTCCATAAAGGCGGATGGATGCCATTGCATGCGGCTGCAAGTAAGGGACATGTCGATGTGGTTCGGCTACTACTCGATAAGGGTAAGCTGGATGTTGGTGCGAAAAATCAAGATGGCTGGACTGCGCTTCAATTGGCTACTGAGAGAGGGCATTGGGATATCGTGCAACTTTTGCCTAAGCAAGATGTCAACATTGGTGCCACGATgagccaatgccaacagaCGTTCGAAGGCCATAACAGCAGCGTCTTTTCCGTGGCCTTCTCACATGACTCGAAGTT gccaatgccaacagaCATTTCCAAATTACAGCGACTCGGTCCGCTCAGTGGCTTTCTCATTTGA
- a CDS encoding EF-1 guanine nucleotide exchange domain-containing protein, which translates to MGFTDLLTDAGLTLLNSWVSTRSYITGFSASQADVAVFKALKEAPNAAKYPSAARWYKHIATYEDEFATLEGDASKPYTVYGPEVAEVTLNPAKAPAAEDDDDVDLFGSDDEEEDAEAARVREERLAAYREKKAAKPKVAAKSVVTLDVKPWDDETDLAAMEAAVRGIEQDGLLWGASKLVAVGFGIKKLQINLVVEDEKVSLDELQEQIQEFEDWVQSTDVVAMQKL; encoded by the exons ATGGGTTTCACCGATCTCCTCACCGATGCTGGCCTCACCC TCCTGAACAGCTGGGTTTCCACCCGCTCCTACATCACTGG CTTCTCTGCCAGCCAGGCCgacgtcgccgtcttcaaggccctcaaggagGCTCCCAACGCCGCCAAGTACCCTTCTGCTGCCCGTTGGTACAAGCACATTGCCACATACGAGGATGAGTTCGCCACCCTCGAGGGCGATGCCAGCAAGCCCTACACCGTCTACGGCCCTGAGGTCGCCGAGGTCACCCTGAACCCCGCCAAGGCCCccgccgccgaggacgacgatgatgtcgaccTGTTCGGCtctgacgacgaggaggaggatgccgAGGCTGCCCGTGTCCGTGAGGAGCGTCTGGCTGCTTAccgcgagaagaaggctgccaagcccaaggtTGCCGCCAAGTCTGTTGTCACCCTCGATGTTAAGCCTTGGG ATGACGAGACCGACCTGGCTGCCATGGAGGCTGCCGTCCGTGGCATTGAGCAGGATGGTCTGCTGTGGGGTGCTTCCAAGCTGGTCGCTGTTGGCTTCGGTatcaagaagctccagaTCAACCTGGTTGTTGAGGACGAGAAGGTCTCCCTGGATGAGCTCCAGGAGCAGATCCAGGAGTTCGAGGACTGGGTCCAGTCCACCGACGTTGTCGCCATGCAGAAGCTGTAA
- a CDS encoding FAD binding domain-containing protein, which translates to MARLIALLATVPALISAAAIAPSPAANSSCRCLPTDTCWPSTADWNAFNKTLGGKLIATVPLASVCHSSSFGCFSASKCNQLKSVWDFPDTHIESASDPVAPFFANRGCDLFTAPDAGCVVGSLVQYSVKASTAADYQATIKFAQQKNIRLVIRNTGHDYYGKSTGTGALALWTHNIKTIQLLNYNANGYKGKAIKVGAGVQNFEAQDFAHANGLALVTGNGGSVGFAGGYSQGGGHGPLATKYGLAADQVLEWEVVTSTGQQLVATPSQNSDLYWALSGGGGGTYAAVLSMTVRAYPDLPSSAANLTFTNQGITDDVFYGAVAQFLTTLPSIVDSGASAVFLLAPGVFLLQPVNAPGVTKAQLQTLMNPTLNYLTSKGIGYDFHVDQFSTFLDSLNAYNPPPNVTEYNIGGRLIPRNLFTTASGAASVASVYQFINNAGGVVSGVSVNVSNGAKVSNAVNPAWRTAITSTVIGVPYDPLVFQNNLNAQKNITSVLVPKLDALSPIKGAYLNEADMNQPNFQQVFYGNNYAKLKSIKNKYDPTGTFFGLTAVGSDDWTVDSTTGKLCKIA; encoded by the exons ATGGCTCGACTCATCGCCCTCCTGGCCACCGTGCCTGCCTTAATATCAGCAGCTGCCATCGCTCCCTCTCCCGCTGCCAACTCATCCTGCCGCTGCTTGCCTACAGACACGTGCTGGCCCTCCACAGCAGACTGGAATGCCTTCAACAAGACACTAGGCGGCAAATTGATCGCCACGGTTCCCCTGGCCAGCGTCTGCCACAGCTCTTCCTTCGGTTGCTTCAGCGCCTCAAAGTGCAATCAATTGAAATCCGTCTGGGACTTCCCCGACACTCACATCGAGTCCGCCTCCGACCCCGTTGctcccttcttcgccaaccGCGGCTGTGATCTCTTCACGGCGCCCGACGCTGGCTGCGTCGTTGGCTCCCTCGTCCAGTACTCCGTCAAGGCTTCGACTGCTGCCGACTACCAGGCCACGATCAAGTTTGCTCAGCAGAAGAACATCCGCCTGGTCATTCGAAACACGGGCCACGACTACTACGGAAAGTCCACTGGAACCGGTGCCCTGGCTCTCTGGACGCACAACATCAAGAccatccagctcctcaactACAACGCAAACGGCTACAAAggcaaggccatcaaggtcGGCGCCGGCGTCCAAAACTTCGAAGCCCAAGACTTTGCCCACGCCAATGGCCTCGCACTAGTCACTGGCAACGGCGGATCGGTTGGCTTTGCCGGAGGCTACAGCCAGGGCGGTGGTCACGGCCCCCTCGCCACCAAGTATGGCCTTGCTGCCGATCAAGTCCTCGAGTGGGAAGTTGTCACCAGTAccggccagcagctcgtcgCCACGCCCTCGCAGAACTCCGACCTCTACTGGGCCCTTtctggcggtggtggtggaacATACGCCGCCGTCTTATCCATGACCGTCCGAGCCTACCCTGATCTGCCGTCTTCTGCTGCCAATCTCACATTTACCAACCAGGGAATCACTGACGATGTCTTCTACGGCGCTGTTGCTCAGTTCCTAACCACGCTACCCAGCATTGTCGACTCTGGTGCAAGTGCTGTTTTCCTGCTTGCGCCTGGTGTCTTCCTGCTGCAGCCTGTGAATGCTCCTGGCGTGACCAAGGCGCAGCTCCAAACTCTGATGAACCCTACTCTCAACTACCTCACCTCCAAGGGTATCGGATACG ACTTTCACGTCGACCAATTCTCTACCTTTTTGGATAGCTTGAATGCCTACAACCCTCCTCCCAACGTGACCGAGTACAACATTGGCGGCCGTCTCATCCCACGCAACCTCTTCACCACCGCATCCGGAGCCGCTTCTGTCGCAAGTGTCTACCAATTCATCAACAACGCCGGCGGTGTCGTCTCTGGTGTTTCCGTCAACGTCAGCAACGGTGCCAAGGTCTCCAACGCCGTTAACCCTGCCTGGCGAACTGCCATCACAAGCACCGTCATTGGAGT CCCATATGATCCCCTCGTCTTCCAGAACAACCTCAACGCCCAGAAGAACATCACCAGTGTTCTTGTTCCTAAGCTGGATGCTCTGTCACCCATCAAGGGTGCCTACTTGAACGAGGCCGACATGAACCAGCCCAACTTCCAGCAAGTATTTTACGGCAACAACTACGCAAAGCTCAAGTCCATCAAGAACAAGTATGACCCGACGGGCACATTCTTCGGCCTTACAGCGGTCGGAAGCGATGACTGGACTGTGGATAGCACCACAGGAAAGCTTTGCAAGATCGCATAG
- a CDS encoding ubiA prenyltransferase family domain-containing protein produces MHPEHKVEPASSAVSTIFNIPYLIWEFTESNFPTFVIPNTTFGILGALAGFHLADGQLPSLWQVAQALPLVIAFNWYNVLIFDLANQRSEESVREDLINKPWRPIPSGKISGDQTRRSMLMAVPIALALNYWLGVWKEGVFIQILTWLYNDLKGGDEVVRDLIISVAYGCFNHGSLRIALGSQATVNQEGLTWILIISGVILTTMQVQDLKDQEGDKTRGRLSIPLLLGEQFSRISIAIAAAAWSSICPFFWKLSPLAYVGPMVVGAVLMTSVLFRKTVKADDQSWKIWCLWTMSLYTLPLFTLS; encoded by the coding sequence ATGCATCCCGAGCACAAAGTTGAGCCCGCCTCGTCGGCCGTCTCCACGATATTCAACATCCCGTACCTCATCTGGGAGTTTACAGAAAGCAATTTCCCAACCTTTGTCATCCCAAACACCACGTTTGGCATTCTAGGAGCCCTCGCCGGCTTTCATCTCGCAGATGGCCAGCTGCCTTCGCTGTGGCAGGTGGCCCAAGCCCTCCCCCTAGTCATCGCCTTCAACTGGTACAACGTCCTGATATTCGACCTCGCGAACCAGAGATCCGAAGAGTCGGTTCGCGAAGatctcatcaacaagccCTGGCGCCCGATTCCGTCCGGCAAGATATCCGgagaccagaccagacgaTCTATGCTGATGGCCGTCCCgatcgccctcgccctcaaCTACTGGCTAGGAGTTTGGAAGGAAGGTGTCTTCATCCAGATCCTGACCTGGCTCTACAATGATCTCAAAGGTGGAGATGAGGTAGTACGGGATCTGATTATATCTGTCGCATACGGTTGCTTCAACCACGGTTCGCTGCGCATCGCGCTCGGATCACAGGCCACCGTCAACCAGGAGGGCTTGACGTGgatcctcatcatcagcggAGTCATCCTTACGACTATGCAGGTGCAGGATCTCAAGGACCAGGAGGGTGATAAAACACGGGGGCGTTTGTCCATTCCCTTGCTCCTGGGGGAACAGTTCTCAcgcatctccatcgccataGCTGCAGCTGCCTGGTCCAGCATCTGCCCATTCTTCTGGAAACTCTCACCATTGGCTTATGTCGGACCAATGGTAGTTGGAGCAGTCTTGATGACGAGTGTCTTGTTTCGAAAGACGGTCAAGGCAGATGACCAGTCGTGGAAGATTTGGTGTCTATGGACAATGTCTCTTTACACATTGCCATTATTTACGCTATCATGA
- a CDS encoding ribonuclease domain-containing protein, whose product MKFLSLLSLVAFVSAAPLDELTKRDTATCGKVFYSASAVSAASNSACNYVRAGSTAGGSTYPHVYNNYEGFRFKGLSKPFYEFPILSSGKTYTGGSPGADRVVINGQCSIAGIITHTGASGNAFVACAGTS is encoded by the exons atgaagttcctcagcctcctctccctcgtcGCCTTTGTCAGCGCCGCTCCCTTGGATGAGCTCACCAAGAGAGACACTGCCACCTGCGGCAAGGTCTTTTACAGCGCCAGCGCCGTCAGTGCCGCGTCCAACTCTGCCTGCAACTACGTCCGGGCTGGCAGCACTGCTGGAGGCTCGACTTATCCTCACGTGTACAACAATTACGAGGGTTTCCGCTTCAAGGGTCTTTCTAAACCGTTTTACGAGTTTCCTATTCTGTCTTCGGGCAAGACTTATACTGGAG GTTCTCCTGGGGCTGACCGTGTTGTGATTAACGGCCAGTGCTCGATTGCTGGTATTATTACACATACTGGTGCCAGCGGTAACGCTTTTGTTGCTTGCGCCGGTACTTCTTAG
- a CDS encoding GMC oxidoreductase domain-containing protein: protein MASYDYIIVGGGLAGLVLAARLTEDSSKRVLVLEAGEDLTADARTSVPAMWPTLLNTDADWQFKTVPQPGFNNRQISFPQGKLLGGSSGLNGLSFTPSSKANVDAWAKLGNPGWDWASFSKSLAKSYTLTTAAGTTAGDGPLQLSFPKDTDNSWPKIWQQTLGGLGFRQSGESYAQQSTGPVTVADSIHPASKTRSYAGNAYLEPARSRENLTIVTGAPVSKIVFAKDGSAVTAEGVQYVKDGETQTATGKEIILTAGAINSPRILEHSGVGDAKLLSKLGVDVIIDNPNVGENLQNHPMAGLSFEAVEDAKTIDGLARQDPAALQAAMAAYAQQLGIQTAEGKAEVEALIEKHITGANNGGNAAFAEAQAEFVRSILTSPEEASGYYISFSGFASFNPDGTMAAPPPGTEKYFSVALLLTHPLSRGSVHINSASQSSTDLTIDPQYFSHPLDLEILARHLRFVESLASAEPLASHLKAGGKRNPAAQSAGTFSADSGLEKAKEYLRQTTVGAHHFTGTCSMMPKDLGGVVDAQLRLYGCPNLRVADASIIPLTPRANPQATVYGVAEHAASIIKGGL, encoded by the exons ATGGCTAGCTACGACTACATCATCGTCGGTGGAGGACTTGCAGGCTTAGTCCTGGCCGCACGCCTGACTGAAGATTCCTCGAAGCGGGTCCTTGTCCTGGAGGCGGGCGAGGATCTGACGGCAGATGCCCGTACGTCGGTTCCGGCTATGTGGCCGACGCTGCTGAATACTGACGCAGACTGGCAATTCAAGACAGTCCCTCAG CCTGGCTTCAACAACCGTCAAATCTCCTTCCCCCAGGGCAAGCTCCTCGGTGGATCGAGCGGCCTCAACGGCCTCTCCTTCACGCCCTCGTCCAAGGCCAATGTGGACGCTTGGGCCAAGCTTGGGAACCCCGGCTGGGACTGGGCAAGCTTCTCCAAATCGCTGGCCAAATCCTACACTTTGACCACCGCCGCAGGGACCACCGCCGGCGATGGCCCgcttcagctcagcttccCCAAGGATACCGACAACAGCTGGCCCAAGATCTGGCAGCAAACGCTGGGAGGCCTGGGGTTCCGACAGTCTGGAGAATCCTACGCCCAGCAATCCACGGGCCCGGTAACCGTCGCGGACAGCATCCATCCTGCATCTAAGACACGGAGCTATGCTGGAAACGCCTATCTCGAGCCTGCTCGCAGTCGAGAGAACCTCACCATTGTGACTGGCGCTCCAGTGAGCAAGATTGTCTTTGCCAAAGACGGCAGTGCAGTCACCGCCGAGGGCGTCCAGTATGTCAAGGACGGCGAGACTCAAACCGCGACGGGCAAGGAGATCATCCTCACCGCCGGCGCCATCAACAGCCCCCGGATCCTTGAGCACTCTGGAGTTGGCGATGCGAAGCTCTTGTCCAAGCTGGGTGTCGACGTCATCATTGACAATCCCAATGTCGGTGAGAACTTGCAGAACCACCCCATGGCCGGCTTGAGCTtcgaggctgttgaggaCGCAAAGACAATAGACGGTCTTGCGCGCCAggatccagctgctcttcaaGCTGCCATGGCCGCTTATGCACAGCAATTGG GCATCCAGACCGCCGAGggcaaggctgaggttgaAGCACTTATTGAGAAGCACATCACCGGCGCAAACAACGGTGGCAATGCCGCCTTTGCCGAGGCTCAGGCTGAGTTTGTCCGCTCCATTCTCACCTCTCCTGAAGAAGCATCTGGCTATTACATTTCGTTTTCGGGCTTCGCCTCGTTTAACCCTGACGGAACAATGGCAGCACCGCCCCCGGGGACTGAGAAGTACTTCTCCGTTGCTCTGTTGCTTACGCATCCCCTCTCCAGAGGGTCTGTCCACATCAACTCTGCCTCTCAGTCATCGACAGACCTCACCATTGACCCTCAGTACTTCTCACACCCTCTGGATCTCGAGATCCTCGCCCGTCATCTTCGCTTCGTCGAGTCCCTTGCCAGTGCCGAGCCTCTGGCCAGCCACCTCAAGGCCGGCGGCAAACGCAACCCTGCCGCCCAATCAGCCGGCACCTTTTCCGCGGACTCTGGCctcgaaaaggcaaaagagtACCTGCGTCAGACCACAGTGGGCGCCCACCACTTCACCGGCACTTGCTCCATGATGCCCAAGGACTTGGGGGGTGTCGTGGATGCTCAACTCCGGCTTTACGGATGCCCTAACCTGAGAGTGGCAGATGCGAGCATCATTCCGCTGACGCCTCGGGCAAATCCCCAAGCGACTGTGTACGGTGTGGCCGAGCATGCGGCATCCATTATCAAGGGTGGACTTTAG
- a CDS encoding cellulase (glycosyl hydrolase family 5) domain-containing protein: MRATSVLAAALALASHTLAGKIKYLGVAIPGIDFGCDIDGSCPTDTSSVPLLSYKGGDGAGQMKHFAEDDGLNVFRISATWQFVLNNTVDGELDELNWGSYNKVIDACLVTGAWCMIDMHNFARYNGGIIGQGGVSDDIFVKLWVQIAKYYVDNDKIIFGLMNEPHDIDINIWAETCQKVVTAIRKAGATSQMILLPGTNFASVESYVSTGSADALSKITNPDGSTDLLYFDVHKYLDINNSGSHVECTQDNVQAFEDFATWLRQNKRQAIISETGASMDPSCMVDFCAQNKAISANSDVYIGFVGWGAGSFDTTYILTLTPLGEPGNYTDNKLMNECILDQFTMDEKYKPTPTSISTAPDETSTSTAAASTNPVTKPSPDTNNASDDKDKGSAATPSTQALTGTVMLTVAALCYMLVVV; this comes from the exons ATGCGCGCGACATCCGTTTTGgccgccgccttggcccTGGCCTCTCACACTCTCGCCGGCAAGATCAAGTATCTGGGCGTCGCAATCCCCGGAATCGACTTTGGGTGCGACATTGACGGCAGCTGCCCAACCGACACCTCGTCTGTGCCGTTGCTGAGCTATAAGGGAGGTGATGGCGCGGGCCAGATGAAGCATTTCGCCGAGGACGACGGCCTGAATGTCTTTCGTATTT CCGCTACATGGCAGTTTGTCCTCAACAACACGGTGGACGGCGAGCTGGACGAGCTCAACTGGGGATCCTACAACAAAGTCATCGACGCCTGCCTGGTGACTGGTGCCTGGTGCATGATTGACATGCACAACTTTGCTCGCTacaacggcggcatcatcggcCAGGGAGGAGTTTCGGATGACATCTTTGTTAAGCTCTGGGTCCAGATTGCAAAGTATTACGTGGACAATGACAAGATTATCTTCGGCCTGATGAACGAGCCCCACGACATCGACATCAACATCTGGGCCGAGACCTGCCAAAAGGTCGTCACCGCCATCCGAAAGGCCGGCGCCACGTCCCAGATGATTCTCCTGCCCGGAACCAACTTTGCCAGTGTCGAGAGCTATGTGTCCACCGGAAGCGCGGATGCTCTCTCCAAGATTACCAATCCCGATGGCAGCACCGACTTGCTGTACTTTGACGTGCACAAGTACCTCGACATCAACAACTCGGGATCGCACGTCGAGTGCACGCAGGACAATGTCCAGGCCTTTGAGGATTTCGCGACCTGGTTGAGACAGAACAAGCGACAGGCCATCATCTCGGAGACCGGCGCGTCTATGGATCCTTCG TGCATGGTTGATTTCTGCGCTCAGAACAAGGCCATCAGCGCAAACAGCGATGTGTACATCGGCTTCGTTGGCTGGGGTGCTGGTAGCTTTGACACCACGTATATTCTGACCCTGACTCCTCTGGGCGAGCCCGGTAATTATACCGACAACAAGCTCATGAACGAGTGTATTCTGGACCAGTTTACCATGGACGAAAAGTACAAGCCCACACCTACGTCTATTTCAACGGCCCCGGATGAGacctccacctccaccgccgccgcctcca CGAACCCGGTCACAAAACCATCACCCGACACCAACAATGCCTCGGacgacaaggacaagggctcagcagcaacgccaagCACCCAGGCTCTGACCGGCACTGTCATGCTGACAGTTGCTGCTCTTTGCTACATGTTGGTTGTGGTTTGA